The genome window TACTATTGAGACATACAAGGCTATTAAGACTGTTTGGTATTGTgtcatttataatattttaaattgctaGAAAAATGTCAAAGAGCCAAATACTAGTTCCGTAGAGTAAGAATAATCAGTAAATTGTCAGCTGTTCCACTCTGCCCTGAAAGCAGCTGTGATCACAAATCAGTATAGCAAATGTCTATATTCTGATAAAGTAATGTCTGAAAATAGGCAGCAGGGTGTGGCAGAGGACTAGAGGCTTCCCTCCCCCAGAGAAagtaagagatttaaaaaaaggagTTTAAAAGTAAACAAGACAAATCAAGAGTTCTTTTTGCCCTTCCCTTTAGTCCCTCCAGCAACTGTCATATCCCACAAccctcaaattgatagcctcttttcttttattattgttagacatctctctctctcaatttacaCACTAATGTATAAACACATCCTGCTGagtccttttttgtttgtatatagtttcagggctgaccactttgtattggataactagTCAGGGtgttcatccctgggagaggccagTTAGTTCTCTCAGTAGTCACTCGTAGACTACAGTTCTTAGTCTAGGGTGGGgcccatgagattttttttttctcttcttcgaGCATGTCTGCTGGTATCTtctgttcaggtcttatttatgCAACCATTTCTAAGAGAAGCAGAGTTTCCTGTATCCTGGCTCTCATACTCCATGTGCGCTCTCTTCCTTGATGCTGGTGAGCCATAGATACAGGAGTTCTGCTGCAGATGCACCTAGTCGGGCCGGGCTCCTCACAATCCAGTGCTCTCTGcatgtgtccagttgtggttttctgtgatgatctCCATTTGCTGTAGAGAGAAGCTCCATCTATCTGTGGGAATGAGGGTacgatttagaatgtagttaaggaattatgctggtctaacAATTTGATACAGGTTCTCTTCTAAGACTGTGACCCGACAGGCCCCAGCTGGCTAGATTTTGAGTAGCAGGCATGCTTTCCTtcctgttgagcaggccttaagttcACTTAGATTGGTTGGCTGTTGGTTACTGTAAACATGAGTTTGTACCTTATGGATATCTTGTCATGCTGGCCACTATTGTGGTTCTCAGGTGTCCAAGcagggtaggactattgattgcttccctcctttggcagTTTGTATGGTACTTTCTGGTTCCATGGGAGCTAGATTGTAGGAAGAAGGCTTTGGATTAGATTCAGCTCAAATAATCCAAGCCCTGTGTCTTCagtgtgtcttcagcagtaggggcTTACTTTCAACCTCTGAGAGGTATCCAAAGGCAATAGcaacagcctatattgtttggggagtcGTCTGGCCTCCCCTGGGGCTATATGGATCTGGatctcagtaaaaaaaaaatggtgaggaCATAACCCCCAAAATGTTCCTCATccctagcaattagggaaatgcaaattaaaacaactttgaaacTTGATCACACTCGTTGGAATGGCTAATACCACAACAACTTTTCTTcgtttttaaacttttgtttcttcctttacaGGTATAAGGGTCCCCTGTTAGAAGAGCAGGCACTTGCCAAGGCAGCAGAGGGTGGACTGTCTTCACCTGAGTTTTCGGAGCTCTGCGTCTGGTTAGGCTCACAAATAAAGTCCTTATGCAGCCTGGAAGAAAGCATCACTTCAGCCGGTACTGCCGCCCGTTCTACCCCTTCCTCCTCTAGGAAAGCAAACGACAGTGCAGAAGTCGCAGCTTTATCAGTAGTGCCACCACTGCATGAGGGAAAATCATTGATGTGATGAACCTCAGTACCGGCTGTTAAAGTCTGGTTTCATTTGTATAGTAACCCAAAGTTGGTTCTTAAATTtgctccaaaactgtaagccatcaCAGCCTATCTGGAAAAGGTGGTGTGAGTTGGCTGTTTTATAAGCCATCACAGCCTATCTGGAAAAGGTGGTGTGAGTTGGCTGTTTTATAAGCCATCACAGTCTATCTGGAAAAGGTGGTGTGAGTTGGCTGTTTTAAAAACTGGAGCTTTTCACTATGactcattttgaatttttagaaatatgtatacTCCTCAATTTAAGTATTACTCTCAAGTCTTTGTCTTAGGACATAGATTCACATGGAAATATTGTGATTATAAACCTCTTAGTACCTTATACTATTCTTTCAATTCATTGTCATCTGGTTACTGGGGTCTTCCTGTGTCTGGTAGAATTTCAGATAGTCTGATAAAATGAGAAATAAGTAATTTTTGGGTGTTCACTGAGGAAAAAAGTAGCCATTTTTccaaagctattttttttaagtaattgctttttttaatcatacatgacaaaattcattttaaacaaaataaagtatctACATTTAAAGCATGATACAGGTTCCTCCTAATTACATTAATGATAGCAGTGAAGCCAAATTCCATGATTACATTCATTATCTGAGTATAGAGAAGCAGTAGAATTGGACATTTGCCCTGGAACCAGTTAATAACTGTTGCTCTGATAATGCTTTTGAATATTCTGGTTGCTAACACTCAAAGTGTCTGGCTTATCTGATTTCATGGAGACTCCATTTGAAGAGACTTATGAAAGTTTTAAATGTAGAAATATTTCCAATCCTAGGAGCATGTCCTTCATGTTCTTAAACTTAGATATCACTTTCTGTGTGTATACATTGTGTGCTTGCTTTCACCCAAGCCTTGCAGTTACCTATCTAAAgataaaagtgaaagtgaaaataCATAGATTAAATGTAAAATGGAAATCGACTGTGGTGAATTTTACAGCCGTGGATTATGTGGTAAACGCTCAGTGAAGACGTATGACTTCTTTTAAAGGGAGGGATGACCTAGAGAGCTTCCAGCTTGAGATAAGTGGATTTTTGAAAGAGATGGCCTGTCCGTACTCGGTCCTCGTATCGGGAGATATTAAAGAGCGCCTCACGAAGAAGGATGACTGCTTGAAGCTTCTGTGTAAGTGGTCTTCCCTAGGACATTTCAGCGCATGTGTTCAGCGTTCCTTTGTTTTCCCAGATCAGAAGCTATACTCTTTGATCATTGAGACATCAGATAGCTTACAAACCGAAAAGGCCTTTGTGTTGGACGAAAGGATTGCACTGTCTTAATGttctttaagatttacttatttattatgtatgcagtgttctgcctgcatgtgtccctgtatgccagaagagggcaccaggtctcattacagatggttgtgagctaccatgtggtgtctgggaattgaactcaggacctctggaagagcagtcagtgctcttaacctctgagccatctctccagcccagtcttacttaattttttaaattctttgggaAATTAAGCTGTTGTGAAGATCTCTACATCTTCTCTGTAGTGATGGGCACTGGTTGACTGTTTAGAAGCATTTCTTGATCACCTACTCTTAAACCAGGAACTGCCCTAGGCACTAGGATACATCACAGAGAATCAGATAAAATGTAGTTTATGCCTTCAAGTTCTTGAGTGAGGCTTGTTTTTGTCAGGGAGGTTTGGAGTATATATCAGTTTGTATTCCTACAGCTGCTCTAAGGGTCTCCCTTGGAACGTGTATTTTGTTGAACTTTGTGCTATTTTGAGAATTCAGTGAATAGTGTCTATTTGTCATTCAGGTTTGAGGTGTTCTTTAGCTGCTGTTCTCATTGGTTCTTTGTAAGTTAGTCTTCATTTTGATATTGTTAATACTTGTTTATGTAAATTagttcagaggtttttttttttttcaagaaattctCATGTATGtattaatgttatttttctgatttttttttgttacagtGTTTTTAAGTACAGAACTTCAAGCTTTACAGATAttacagaagaagaaacataaaaattCTCAGTTAGATAAAAACAGTGAAATTTGCCAGGAAGTTCAAGCTGTGTGTGACGCCCTTGGAGTCCCCAAGTCAAACACTTCTGACATTCCACTCCTACTGAGCCAGGTGGAATCAAAGGTACTTTATAGATGTATATAtctatgtgcatatacacatatatattttatcaaaaaAGCAACTAAATGCTAACATGTCAATGCTGTATTCCAGTTGTGATATAGATGATCAATTTCAAGAGAAACTTGTCTTACTAGAGGTTTATATTGGTGATAGAGCCTCTGGCCTATCATATGGAAGGTCCTGGATTCCCTCCCCAgcaccaaaacaaaaatactccCCCAAAGTTTTGTGTGTTAGCTAagctttttattcatatttaatatacatataatttaatttataatattcAAGAATCTTATCTTGATGAATGAGTCCTAAGTGTTTGCCAGAGTTTTCCAtgataaaaatcacttttcaaaTTCAAAGATTGCTTTCCCAGCTATGGTTGTAATACGTTATAATGAAAGAAGTGGCTGTTTTGCAAGGTGAAGGATACTTCACCTCCTCACACCCCGTGGGATGTTCACAGTCTGCTTTCTTTGGCAGTGAGCAAGCATATCTTCTTGATTGTTTAGTAAGTGTGTATTGTTGTGTGgcaaatgaataaacaagtaCACTGAGAGGGCAGTTAAAAGCAACTGTGATCTTGTGCCTCCTGCATTTTTCCTTACCATGCCATCTGGGCTGTCTGCCTAACACCTCCTGTGCCATTCAGTCCCTCTCAGAAGTGAAcatgtctgtgttttatttttgctacATATGATGTTCCTACAGGATACTTTGTTATGATTGTAAAAGATACTTTTTACTTTCTAACTTAAGCTGTTCACTAATGTGACAGCAAATCCATGTCATTTACTGTTCTGAATATTTACATGTTGTGATAATGGGTGTTTTTATTGCTTGCAACCTCCataggaggaaactgaggttctgTTTTGCAGTGTGGTAGATCTGATGTTTGAGTGGAACAgatctttctctttgtcctgccagccagctcccgaataatgacacagagacttataattaattatgaaagcatggctgtagcttaggtttgttttgatctagctcttttaacttaaattaacccatttctagtcatctgtgttttgcttcttccatgtctcctggcatctctgggGTACCTAGATTAatctccacttcctctctctttgcCCGGAAGTcctcctatacctcctgcctagctattggctgttcagctctttattaaaccaatcacagcagcatatcttcacacagtgtactaATATCCCACAATATTTGAGTGTAGGCAGTCACCTCTCAGAGCTGCTACTCTTGGCTCAGTCTATAAcaagttttttgtgtttttttttaacatctaatTGCATTTTAGAAATCtaagaaattataaatgtatgtacatttagccaggcagtggtggcacatgcctttaatccccgtgtttgagaggcagaggcaggcggatctctgtgagttcaaggccagcctggtctacaaagcgagttccaggaaaggtgcaaagctacacagagaaaccctgtcttggaaaaaccaaaaaccaaaccaaaccaaaataaaacaaaacaaaacaaatgtgtgtACATTTAGTGTCCTCTTGAGTGAGAGATGATAGCTGACCCCTAGTTGTTAAGATATGTAAAGTAACCCTATAGGTAGTTACGGTGTTTGGGAAACTTACAGAAACAGcatgttttaagaaaataaatgaacttaGAAATGATGCCACATCCTGTGCACTAACTATGTGGTCAGAAGAAGTAGACTGCTCTGAAGATGAGCAGGTTTACGATTTGGGGCAGTGCTGCACAGACTCCTTCTGAGCTAGTGCTTAAGTATAACTATAAGATCTAGTCTGCATTTCAAAATCTACCCATATTAAATGTACATTAGTCTATTTTCTATGTTGTATAGCCATTATTACAATTATTGACTAACTTTAGATCATTCTTAACAACAAAACCCCTGTTCCTGTTTATAGTCATTTCTTATTATCATCCCAGTTTTTAAGGTGCttgtgaatttttttgtttgaatttgttttatattcatttactttgttttccctgcatgcatgtatgtgcaccatgtgcatgcctgttggATCcgtggaactggggttacagatgattgtgagccaccatatggttgctggtcatcaagcccaggtcctctgaaagagcagtgagtgctcttaatcattgagctgtctcttcagcctgATTTTGAATTCTTAAAGAAATATTACTGCTTATTAGCTGTGATTATTTGTATAATAAGACACCAAACCACTCTCTAGTTAGGAGGGCAAGCCTAACTTAGAATTTACTCTGCATTCAATTTTTTCAGGCTAAATTACTAGTATTGGAATGACCTGTGATGATACTAAAGCAAAAGTCATTGTCTAATAtcctgttttcaaaataaaaaagataccCTAACTCAGTGTAAAAGTAATTACAATGTCTGTGTCAGGACTGACGTCTCATGTTGTCTTGTGGAACAGTGAAATCAGAATAAGTACAAATTATGGTATTTATCAAGGAGAAAAATTGACAAACTTGTTAGATGTCACTGTTTCTCACTTGAGAGTTTAGCAGGAAGTAAAGAATGCCGTCTTGAGAGGAAATCCCACAATGATTGTGCACACACTATTTTAACTTGGCCTCTATACACTTTCTGACTCTGGCACAGATGCTGTGTATTCGAATGGATGTAACTGGCATTTTTTGTGCATGGGGTATTGGCACTATGACCCTCTTTCCTGCTGGGTGAAGGTGTGCCTTAGTGGTTTCACTTTAGCATGTTTATTATTTACTGTTCAAAACAGCACATCAAATAAGAATAAGAtggttttaaattatatatatatatatatatatatatatatatgtatttttttaaaataatctttcataTTTACTTTTAGGTGAAGGATATTCTCTCTAAAGTCCAGAAAAACCATGTGGGAAAACCACTGCTAAAGGTTGATTTAAGTTCAGAACAGGCAGTAAGTATTCCTTTTACTAATTCTATGAATAAATTAAGGCATGACTGTACTGGTTCATTTTTAACGTCTGTTACTGTAAGGAACTGCTTGAGGTAGGCTACTGTTGGCCTAGCTCCCAGCTTTAAAGAGTCAAGTTAAACTGCAAGGTGCCAGCTCTGACAAGGGCCGCTTTGGCTGTCACTTCCTGGTGGGTGGCAaggctggtgtgtgtgcacaaagaAGATGCCGGATGAAAAGTCATGGGGCTGGCGTCCCTAAGTCCTTTTCAGGGTCATCCCTAGAGTGGACCTAAACTTCTCCCGGGGCCCCATTTCACACAGGTTCTCTGGACTCTTTCCTAGTCCCTCTGCCACCTTCAAACCAGACCTCCAACACAGGAACCTTTGAGGGGACGACCAACATCCAGTCCTTTGCACTGGTTTCCTTCTGTGAATGAACATTTAGTATTCTAGAGAATTAGACAGATATTCTAGAGTAATCTATCATAACACTTTAATCGAGTTAGTGACTTAAAATATCTACCTGTCCACGAATATTTATAGTGGCTAATATGttagcagagctgggatttgaagaGGGGAGTTTGTGAGGCCAGCAAGACGGGCAGTTATCGGTATATTATTTCCTTCATGTGCACTGCTTAGTAAATTGATGTTTTACTTAAATAAATATACCTAATGAAAGATAAGCTTTCTAAATAGCTTCTGAACACtgtaaatgttttataattgTTATTTAAATATCTTTCATAGTCTCATAGGATTGTAAAATGATCATTAAGTACAGTAGTATTTAAAGTACAGTAATTTTCAAATTTCTTCTCTGAGCAAAATCAAAGAACCTGATCTTGTGATTTCATCTCCAAATTCTCTAGGAAAAACTGGAAAGAATTAATGATGCTCTTTCCTGTGAATATGAATGCCGCCGGCGGATGTTAATGAAGCGATTGGATGTGACTGTGCAGTCCTTTGGGTGGTCGGATAGAGCAAAGGTGAGGCTGCTTTCCCGCTGGTGTCCTGTAGGTGGCAGTGTGGGGCAGCTCCTGCTGCTCTCTGCCCTTAGCACCTAGGCCCTTGGATGCTTGAACTCTCTTCTGGGCCACACGTCCAGCTGACCTCTCCTCTTACATGTAAGGATTATAGTCTCCTACAGGTCATGTTTGCTGAGGACAATTTTCTCCTGACTTTCATCTTTGATTTTAACTCACACGGTTTGATTTATTTTAGTACAAAAGGGGTATTTCTGTGAGCTGACTGAGGTAGAGGTAGTGAGTAACTGATGAAGGGAACAGTATAGAAATAGGTTTAGGTAGTACTGATGCTGGAATAGGTTTCTTGAGATTCTTAGGCTGGCTGATTGTGGCATGTCTTCTCATTGAAAGGAGCTGTGGGATGGAGCCATTCCCAACTAGAGGCTTTCCAGATAGCTTGgtgcctttcctctttccctagTGCCAGTGTGGGggtctctctgctcctccctcatCATAGTGTAGGCACTTTCCAAACAGTAAATAGGGGCAATCGCAGGACTGTCCTTCTTCCAAGGACTGCCGTCTTGGGCTCTGTGACGTCCCATGTATGACGATCATTCATTACCCTGTTCGTCCAGCAGTTTTTAGTCGGTACCCTTCAGAGGGTGAATCTGCTGTCGGTTATTCAACTTTGACCACAAGTGGCGTTCTGATATTacattgctattattatttggTGCAGTTGAGTAGTTCTTCCTGTGTTATGTTACTTGGTGTCTCATACCACTGTGGTTTGATGTCCCTCAAGGTTCATATTCTAGAAGCTGGTTCCCACCACGGTGGTCAGTGGAGTCTAGTGGAAGACAGGCCCTCCTGAGTGCTCTGCCCTGGCCTTAGGTTTGGTCTTACAGGAGTGAATTAGTGCTTGTTCAGAGTGCAGCTGTCATGGACCTGACCCCTCTGTAACCGTCTGTTTTCTTTCCATGTCTTCTCTCTAGTTCATTAATTCTCCTCTGATCTTTGTTATTCCTTGCTTTCTGCAGGGCTTGGGACTGGCTCTGCTTGCTTTTCAGGAGGCTGGAGATGCACCGTTGTTAGGTTGCTGATTTGATACCTTTCAGATTTCTTACTGCGAGAGGACTGCCTTCTTAGAGCCCCAGGGGTTCTGAGAAGTTGTGGTCTCATTGTCACTTGTCACTAGGAATTCTAAATCTCCCTGTATTTCTTAGATGATCCACTGCGACTCAAAATGTATTGTTTAGTCTCCAAATATTTTTGTGGTTTCTCttgttgatttctaattttattccacTGTGTTCTAATAGGATATAAAGGATtatctctctcttgcttttttctgttttctttggtatttgttgagacttggaTTTGTGTCCTATGATAGGTTTGATTTTGGAAAAGGTTCTATCTACTggtgaaaaaaaatattccttgTCTGTtaggtggaatattctgtatatatctgttACATCTAGTTGATCCTTGTCCGTTAGGTGGGATATTCTTTATATATCTGTTACGTCTAGTTGATCCATACTGAATTTTAGATCTGAATATCTTCACTTGCTTTCTGTTTGGAAGCTCTATCTACATACAAGAGTGGAATATCGAAGCTCCCCCCCATTATTGTGTCAGGACTTATGTGGCCTTTTATGCCTTTTGGTGTTTGTTTATATGAAATTAGGGGCACCAATATATTCAGTgcataaatatttacaattattaTATCTTCTTGATAAATTGTTCACTTTATTAATATGTAATGTCTTTATGTCTTTTAATTCgtcttggtttgttttgtggactatgtttacactgtaaagatgtgtgtctgcctaaggcaccttctaattgctttaataaagagctaaatggcttatagctaggcaggagagaataggtggaacttccagggagagagaggactctgAGAAGAAGAGGTGAGGATGGCAGTGAGGCTCTGAAGAAGTTGGACATATGGCACAGAGCAGAGGTGaccgagccacgtggcagaatgtagattaacagagatgggttaagttctaagagctagttggaaaaagCCTAAACTAAGTCCAAGTTTTCATAATCAATAGTCTCTGTTATTATTTGTAGGCTGGTGGTCCCACTACAGGTTTGAAGTTTACTTTATCTGATATAAGGATAACTATGCCTGCTTATTTACAGTTTCCATTTGCTTGggaatttgttttctattttcatatatttgCTGGCTAAGTATAGTTGGAGATAGTATAGAgttgtttcttctttttgaatCCAGtctgttagtctgtatctttttagtGGTGAATTTACATTTTAGGTTATTATAGACAGGGACTTACTATTTCCTATACATATTCTTGGTGATGTTCTGTTTTGCTGAATTATtggtatttctttttctcctgtatTAGTTTTGAGGGTTTGCTGAGTTGCTGTGTTGGGTATGGTTGTTTCTTTCCCAGCTCTAGTTTGTTTATCTGAACTTCTCATGGAATGGGTACACTTTCATGTATTCATGTTAAGGAGACAGGcagactgcctgcctgcctgcctgcttccctgcctccctctctccctctctcccttcctcccttcctctcctcctccctccctcccttcctataaAGAACTCTATTAAGAGTTTTCTACAATACTGGGTTGTTTGTTGTGAATTGCCTTGATTTGTatgaaatattcttatttttccaCCAATCTTGGAAGCTAGCTTTGCTAGGTAGAGCATTCCTGGTTCACAGTTGTTTACTTTCAGAGCTTGCAATATTTCGTCCcaagctcttctggcttttatggTTGCTGATGGAAAGTCTGGAGTAATTCTTATGTGTCTGCCTTTGTGTGTGAGTTGATGTTTTCCTGTGCTTTTGTGGTTATTTCTCTATATTGTATTTGACATTCTGACTGTGATCTGTTGTGGGGAGTTTCATCTCTGGTCATATCTGGAGTTCTATATGCCTTTTGTGTTTGAATACTGTTTTTTTCTCTAAGTTTGGAAAGTTTTCTGATATTTTCAATAAATTGTCTGTGTGTTCCATTTCATTTTAACTCTGAACTTCTACACCATACTTTTTGGAAATTTCATTCATGatccttaaatgttttcctccttatatgtctgtttatatttttgtctCAGCCTTGTCCTCTTTCCTTGAACCATGTTCTGCTGTGTGGTCTTGTCTATTAATGATGCTTCCAGATGTAGCTTTTATTTGATTAACCATCCCCAAGTATttgtcgattttttttttttcagtgtttcaatCTTCTTGATAAATTTTTCCTTCATAATTTGGACATCTGCCTCTAATTTTACAGACTGTCATTCATTTTAGAGACTGTCTTGTTGAAATCTTGGATAGATTTCCTTACTTTGTCCATGTTTCTTTGGAACTTTCTTTGATCATTCTTTGAAAAGTCTTGAATTATTTCTCAGATACTCAGTTATCtatctctgtagctttggattACCTCATAGGTGTGTTGGTCAGATGGAGATGGGTCATGCATGATAGCTGTGTCATAGTTCTTGTGTTTGTATGTTGCATTTTGTCCATCTGTTGAAGTGGACTTTTCTTTAAGTtttgacttcctcttcctccagtccATTTGAATGTGTTATATTCTGTGAGTcttcctagagcagtggttctcaatcttcctaatgctgtgaccctttaatacacttgctcatggtgtggtgacccccaaccataaacttatttttgttgctacttcatcaaggatatctgatatgtgacacacaccaccaccaccaccaccaccaccaccacccgcccccGAAAGGGTTGGAAAGGGTTGTTTAACCCCGAAAGGGGCTGAGATCCACATTTTGAGAACTGCTGTCCTAGAGAGATGTGTCTGTGAGTTGTGAGTTCAGCTatggggactggagaaacttgGTGTTGATTGTCAAATGGAAGCTCTGACATGATTTCCATCTTGGCTGTACACCACAGGACCAAGGGTGGAGCTGCACACTAAGCCTGGAGACTACCATAGAGAGTCAAAACTTTGGTCTGCCTTGGAGTCTATGAGCCCACTAGGTCAGGACAGCCAATGTCAGACTCACTGAAGTCTGTACTGTTTGGGGGCTGTGGTTGGAGTACAGGTCTGGGGTAAGCTCTGGAACCACACAAGTATTGGCTTTCAGCTCTGGTGAGCATTGCAGAACTTAAAACCTCATAACCACACTGACCTTAGAGACCACTGGAGCCAAAGCTCAAACCCTCCATGGGTCTCTGAGGCTGCTGCAGCTGGAAATGTGGTCCCATGGTGCTTCTGGATCCCTCTGGAGCATCTTTCCCAGGTACTCTCTCGACCCACTGGAGCAGAAGGCCTGTACCTGTGATATTTTCTGATCCCTTGGGAGCTAGAAGTCTGGGTGCACAGTACTCTTTGGATCCTCAGGAGCAAGGAGCTCTGTCTTTTTGAAGATTGTTTTAAATTTACCATATGATGCTACAATTTGCTTAACTCTAATTTTATACCTTTCCCTATATTATTTAACATCAGCAATTTTTATAACTTTCATAATTTACTGTAAATTTCAATGTATTATGGTGGATTCCTAAAATGTTTACCACATGAAAGGTTATTAGTTTTGATACTTGAAGCTTCTGTATATGGGTTGTCATGTCTCACTTTatcttctggaggtatcaccaacTTTCTTGCTAACTTGATAGATAAAAAGATTAACTTCTTTACTAGTTGGTTTCTTTTTATCAGGAAAATTGTTTTCCATAGGTCCATTAGTCATTTGAATTTCCTGTTTTCTATTTGTGTCATGATGctgtttcctgtgtcttcctgGTTTCCTTTTGATTGAACTTTTTTGTTAAGAAAGTTCACATATCACTTTAAGAATGTTTCCTCAATTTTCTGATGATTCTATTTTAAACCCTTTGATGTATAATATATGGAAACTTTAACctgtacaattttaaaattttaaggttttaaattttaagataaaactAGACAACTCTGCTCTCTGGGATGTCTTTGGTGAA of Peromyscus maniculatus bairdii isolate BWxNUB_F1_BW_parent chromosome 4, HU_Pman_BW_mat_3.1, whole genome shotgun sequence contains these proteins:
- the Fam98b gene encoding protein FAM98B; translation: MRGPELGPETSMEGDVLDTLEALGYKGPLLEEQALAKAAEGGLSSPEFSELCVWLGSQIKSLCSLEESITSAGRDDLESFQLEISGFLKEMACPYSVLVSGDIKERLTKKDDCLKLLLFLSTELQALQILQKKKHKNSQLDKNSEICQEVQAVCDALGVPKSNTSDIPLLLSQVESKVKDILSKVQKNHVGKPLLKVDLSSEQAEKLERINDALSCEYECRRRMLMKRLDVTVQSFGWSDRAKAKTDNIARIYQPKRYALSPKTTVTLAHLLAAREDLSKIIRTSSGISREKTVCAINKVLMGRVPDRGGRPNEIEPPPPEMPPWQKRQEGGGRGGWGGGGGGGGRGGGGGGRGGWGGGGGWGGGGGGGGGGGWGGGGGGGGGRGGFQGRGDYGGRGDYGGRGGYGGRGGYGGRGYGDPYGGGGGGGGYRRY